One Candidatus Sulfurimonas baltica DNA segment encodes these proteins:
- a CDS encoding DUF6340 family protein translates to MKYYILAIATAALLISGCAQKATVYAIQPAEVDRMASTKKVAVSTFSHDTVGLSNKIEVELAGKKVDEKNYFTTISRSDINKVIEEQRLQNSGLFDESSSVKMGRLLGAQALISGDISAASMSDKSFYEKRTKCSDEKCKETYKYSVRCIRRDMAIVAQIKIVDIQKGDIIYAETLSKNGAWKHCSDDTDDLPSKAYGLNMLADEVSRSFVQKLVPYYATYRVLLLDEPDIEYSDKQEDELEHALEYIQHKRYDRAEELLSKLLESTSDKSYVAAYNLAIVKEVQGDLTSARQLFELADSLTVKPVEAVDLAILRINSSISSHRHAQEQMQQ, encoded by the coding sequence ATGAAATATTACATACTGGCGATTGCAACGGCAGCACTGCTAATAAGCGGGTGTGCCCAAAAGGCGACAGTTTACGCAATACAGCCAGCGGAAGTTGACCGTATGGCAAGTACTAAAAAGGTTGCGGTTAGCACTTTTTCACATGATACAGTGGGACTATCTAATAAGATTGAGGTTGAGTTGGCGGGTAAGAAGGTTGACGAAAAGAACTATTTTACAACAATCAGCCGCAGCGATATAAATAAAGTGATAGAGGAGCAACGTCTTCAAAATTCAGGTCTTTTTGATGAGTCAAGCTCTGTAAAAATGGGCAGATTGCTCGGTGCTCAAGCGCTTATCAGCGGTGATATCTCGGCAGCATCGATGAGTGACAAATCTTTTTATGAAAAAAGAACCAAATGTTCAGATGAGAAGTGCAAAGAGACTTACAAATATAGTGTTCGCTGCATAAGACGTGATATGGCTATAGTTGCTCAAATAAAAATTGTTGATATACAAAAAGGGGATATTATCTATGCAGAGACTCTAAGCAAAAATGGAGCATGGAAACATTGTTCAGATGACACAGATGATCTCCCCTCAAAAGCTTATGGTTTGAATATGTTGGCTGATGAGGTAAGCAGAAGTTTCGTTCAAAAGCTTGTTCCATATTATGCCACATACAGAGTTTTACTTCTTGATGAACCTGACATAGAGTATTCAGATAAACAAGAAGATGAACTTGAGCATGCACTTGAATATATACAGCATAAACGCTACGACAGAGCAGAAGAGCTTTTAAGCAAACTCCTTGAATCAACTTCTGATAAAAGTTATGTAGCAGCATACAATCTGGCAATAGTCAAAGAGGTTCAAGGTGACCTCACAAGTGCAAGACAACTTTTTGAACTTGCTGATTCTTTAACTGTAAAACCTGTAGAAGCCGTTGATTTGGCAATTTTACGTATAAACAGCTCAATATCGTCGCATAGACATGCTCAAGAACAGATGCAACAATGA
- a CDS encoding VWA domain-containing protein has translation MFDGLYFEFPYLILILLVFMVCARVCKMKIPSIYFPHTGSFLKNSVSASKPLLFLKWLGITMMIIALMSPVKDEPYELEPKEGYEIALILDASQSMQARGFDTNNPMLTRFDAVKEIVSDFINQRKSDNIGLVVFGAYSFIASPLTYDENILNKIVSQLYIGMAGKYTALNTSLAQGVNLLKMSKSKSKVAILLTDGYSTPEIDKIPLDIAIEMAKKEGVKVYPIGIGNSNEYNQHVLLKIAKETSGVAFGASSAAELKAVYKKIDELEKSEIKSESFTYINYYFMFPLFISLISLMLYIFIRNKRGYA, from the coding sequence ATGTTTGACGGACTTTATTTTGAGTTCCCATATCTGATTTTAATACTCTTGGTTTTTATGGTTTGTGCCAGAGTGTGTAAGATGAAGATACCATCTATATATTTTCCTCATACAGGGAGTTTTTTAAAGAACTCCGTTTCGGCTTCAAAACCTCTTTTATTTCTTAAATGGCTTGGAATCACGATGATGATTATAGCTCTTATGTCTCCTGTGAAAGATGAGCCTTATGAACTTGAGCCAAAAGAGGGGTATGAGATAGCTCTGATTTTAGATGCTTCCCAATCAATGCAAGCCAGAGGGTTTGACACAAACAACCCTATGCTTACAAGATTTGATGCCGTAAAAGAGATAGTTAGTGACTTTATAAATCAGAGAAAAAGCGACAATATCGGTCTTGTAGTTTTTGGAGCATACTCTTTTATTGCTTCTCCGCTAACTTATGATGAAAACATTTTAAATAAAATAGTCTCTCAACTCTACATAGGGATGGCAGGAAAATATACAGCGCTAAATACCTCTTTGGCTCAAGGTGTAAACCTTTTAAAGATGAGTAAGTCTAAAAGCAAGGTGGCAATTTTACTTACCGATGGGTACAGTACGCCAGAGATAGATAAAATTCCTCTGGATATTGCTATAGAGATGGCAAAAAAAGAGGGAGTAAAAGTTTACCCAATAGGAATAGGCAACTCTAACGAGTATAATCAACACGTTTTACTAAAAATTGCCAAGGAGACTAGTGGAGTTGCATTTGGAGCTTCAAGTGCCGCAGAGCTGAAAGCTGTATATAAAAAGATTGATGAGCTTGAAAAATCAGAGATTAAGAGCGAGAGTTTTACATATATAAACTACTATTTTATGTTTCCGCTGTTTATCTCACTAATATCTTTAATGCTATATATATTTATAAGAAACAAAAGGGGATATGCATGA
- a CDS encoding AAA family ATPase yields MISKIELIKKEVSKVVVGQEKMIDSLLIALLCDGHILIEGVPGLAKTTTVNALAQSLGLNFKRAQFTPDLLPSDILGAEIYDPQNNSFKIKKGPIFTNLLLADEINRAPAKVQSALLEVMQEKQVTLGDTTFKIEPPFFVMATQNPVEQEGVYQLPEAQLDRFMLKLIVDYNTKKEELEIARRISSGNFESIKAVVTNDDLQEIKQAIKNVHVDEEVEEYMIELVNATRNPTLYGLDDIKDYIQFGASPRVSIDMFKAVKAMAFMRGKDFVTPVDVAYIAKELMRHRIVLTYEAEAEGVTTDEIIQKVLETVAIP; encoded by the coding sequence ATGATTTCTAAGATTGAGTTAATAAAAAAAGAAGTTTCTAAAGTAGTTGTAGGACAAGAGAAGATGATAGATTCTCTTCTTATAGCACTTCTTTGTGATGGACATATCCTTATCGAGGGTGTCCCTGGACTTGCAAAGACTACAACCGTAAATGCATTGGCACAAAGTTTAGGTCTTAACTTTAAACGTGCCCAATTTACTCCGGACTTACTCCCATCAGATATACTTGGTGCAGAGATTTATGACCCGCAAAATAACAGTTTTAAAATCAAAAAAGGTCCTATTTTTACAAACCTGCTATTAGCAGATGAGATTAACCGTGCTCCTGCGAAAGTACAATCTGCTCTTCTTGAGGTTATGCAAGAGAAACAGGTTACGCTAGGTGATACGACTTTTAAAATAGAGCCTCCATTTTTTGTTATGGCTACTCAAAATCCGGTTGAGCAAGAGGGTGTTTACCAGCTTCCAGAAGCTCAACTAGACAGATTTATGCTAAAACTGATAGTTGACTATAATACAAAAAAAGAGGAACTGGAGATAGCAAGACGAATCTCAAGCGGAAACTTTGAATCTATAAAAGCAGTAGTTACAAATGATGACTTGCAAGAGATAAAACAGGCCATAAAAAATGTACATGTAGATGAAGAAGTTGAAGAGTACATGATAGAACTTGTTAATGCAACCAGAAATCCTACACTTTATGGTCTTGATGATATAAAAGATTATATCCAGTTTGGTGCTTCACCTCGTGTAAGTATAGATATGTTTAAGGCTGTAAAAGCTATGGCGTTTATGCGCGGAAAAGATTTTGTTACTCCTGTTGATGTGGCATATATCGCAAAAGAGCTTATGAGACATCGTATAGTTTTAACTTATGAAGCAGAGGCTGAGGGTGTTACAACAGATGAAATTATTCAAAAAGTTTTAGAGACTGTAGCAATTCCGTAG
- a CDS encoding BatD family protein codes for MNNIFKILFLLLISANITHAAVTARVDSKSVELGEMVTYSLNVSGENIARPVIQRLCDTDVISTSSQTSVQIINGDVTKSYILSYKFLPLKSCTIEPVKVEINSKTELSNSVSVEVKPATAAKDSDFLLTLSSEKKELFVGETFDLTLTFKQKADAGAVDSEFLPPELSGFWIKNESKPLRHQEGKYTITKLTYTMAAQRAGKLNIPKAQMRIASRGGKTDIWGAWSPSIKWKTYFSNELELNIKPLPAGVNLVGDFTISTAVDKKVVDVNEAVNITIKVLGAGNLEDIKSFKPSIDGVSVFDEKISIKEKLLTQNIAFVAERDFVIPSFSIKFFNPKTKETKTIATDKISIKVNNAKLKEELNIQKEEKPLSDDVSHVNTQNDRFTLLVTFLAGLTCGILIMLLKPLKLLKKKKSLSVKEPKILLMKLLPYKDDTEVKEIVDILEKNIYSGQKLELDKKALKGLLKRYEID; via the coding sequence ATGAACAATATATTTAAAATACTATTTTTATTACTTATATCTGCAAATATCACACATGCAGCGGTTACAGCAAGGGTAGATTCAAAAAGTGTAGAACTAGGAGAGATGGTTACCTACTCTTTGAATGTATCTGGCGAGAATATTGCAAGACCTGTTATTCAAAGATTATGCGACACAGACGTAATATCTACAAGCTCTCAAACAAGTGTACAGATAATAAACGGAGATGTAACAAAAAGTTATATACTAAGCTATAAATTTTTGCCACTAAAGAGTTGTACAATAGAACCCGTAAAGGTTGAAATTAATTCTAAAACAGAGTTGAGCAACTCAGTCAGTGTAGAGGTCAAACCGGCAACAGCCGCAAAAGATTCAGACTTTTTGCTAACGCTAAGCAGTGAGAAAAAAGAGTTGTTTGTCGGTGAAACATTTGATTTAACTCTTACCTTTAAACAAAAAGCAGACGCTGGCGCTGTAGATAGTGAATTTTTACCACCTGAGTTAAGTGGATTTTGGATAAAAAATGAATCTAAACCGCTAAGGCATCAAGAGGGTAAATATACTATTACAAAGCTTACCTACACAATGGCTGCTCAAAGGGCAGGGAAGTTAAATATTCCAAAAGCTCAGATGCGCATAGCTTCAAGAGGTGGCAAAACTGATATTTGGGGTGCTTGGTCTCCATCAATAAAATGGAAAACATATTTTTCAAATGAGTTGGAGTTAAATATTAAACCGCTTCCAGCAGGAGTAAATTTAGTTGGCGACTTTACTATATCAACAGCGGTTGATAAAAAAGTTGTAGATGTAAATGAGGCTGTAAATATTACAATAAAGGTTTTAGGAGCCGGCAATTTAGAGGATATAAAAAGCTTTAAGCCCTCCATAGATGGAGTTAGTGTCTTTGATGAAAAAATATCTATTAAAGAGAAGTTGCTAACTCAGAACATTGCCTTTGTAGCAGAGAGAGACTTTGTTATACCATCATTTAGTATAAAGTTTTTTAATCCAAAGACAAAAGAGACAAAAACCATTGCTACAGATAAGATAAGCATAAAAGTTAATAATGCAAAATTAAAAGAGGAGTTAAATATACAAAAAGAGGAGAAGCCTCTTTCTGATGATGTGTCACATGTAAATACTCAAAATGATAGATTTACTCTGCTTGTTACTTTTTTAGCAGGCTTAACATGTGGAATTTTAATTATGCTTTTAAAGCCGTTAAAACTATTGAAAAAAAAGAAGAGCTTATCCGTAAAAGAGCCGAAAATTCTTTTGATGAAATTACTTCCATATAAAGATGATACAGAAGTTAAAGAGATAGTTGACATCTTAGAGAAAAACATCTACTCAGGGCAGAAGCTAGAGTTAGATAAAAAAGCTTTAAAAGGGCTTCTAAAGAGATATGAAATAGACTAA
- a CDS encoding LPP20 family lipoprotein, producing MRISVNILLALLALSFGGCSVGKPSQALHVEKQLPLWYITPPVNNGVFIYGVGDGINREEAIKSALDNLVSKLGITISSQYNSATNTQKGYREYFTQTSSSDIRSEVSKIRISNYEVVEVHKQNYKHFVTLVSSDKKILTESLLKTLNQIYKKIEDKQKYISDMNILSRYSFYKESQQTLSQTLSTLLVLDSLDKDFDDAPYLKTMQILNNDFDLLLKNMSISFSSSKESRAFANAVKTALSETKIAIKPNSQNDKNNINISLSHKLDKAFSHGVYIAKSSVLIEVKDEKKNIIHSEQINVVGYSPQSDDIAMSDSVENFKQEIQKRDVLKILGVN from the coding sequence ATGAGAATATCAGTAAACATTTTACTCGCACTGTTGGCTCTTTCATTTGGCGGATGCAGCGTGGGCAAACCATCTCAGGCTCTACATGTAGAAAAACAACTCCCTTTGTGGTATATAACTCCACCAGTGAACAACGGAGTCTTTATTTATGGTGTTGGAGATGGAATAAATAGAGAAGAAGCAATTAAAAGTGCACTGGACAACCTTGTTTCAAAGCTTGGAATTACCATATCGTCTCAGTATAACTCTGCAACAAACACTCAAAAAGGGTATAGGGAGTATTTCACACAAACTAGCAGTTCTGATATCAGAAGTGAAGTAAGTAAAATAAGAATTAGCAATTATGAGGTTGTTGAGGTTCATAAACAAAACTATAAGCACTTTGTAACTCTTGTGAGTTCAGATAAAAAAATATTGACAGAAAGTTTGTTAAAAACTTTAAATCAAATATATAAAAAGATTGAAGATAAGCAAAAATATATCAGTGATATGAATATACTAAGCCGATATTCTTTTTACAAAGAGTCGCAGCAAACACTCTCACAAACACTCTCAACACTTTTGGTTCTTGACTCATTAGATAAAGACTTTGATGATGCACCTTACTTAAAAACAATGCAGATTCTTAATAATGATTTTGATTTGTTACTTAAAAACATGAGTATCTCTTTTTCTAGCTCTAAAGAATCAAGAGCATTTGCAAATGCAGTGAAAACAGCTTTAAGTGAGACTAAAATAGCTATAAAACCAAACAGCCAAAATGATAAAAACAATATTAACATATCGCTCTCACATAAACTAGACAAAGCTTTCTCTCATGGAGTTTATATCGCCAAGAGTTCCGTGCTGATCGAGGTTAAAGATGAGAAAAAAAATATTATACACAGTGAGCAAATAAATGTTGTTGGCTACTCGCCACAAAGTGATGATATTGCTATGTCTGATTCTGTTGAAAATTTCAAACAAGAGATACAAAAAAGAGATGTTTTAAAGATTCTTGGAGTCAATTAA
- a CDS encoding YcfL family protein, translating into MRSHILIVLALVAFFGCSKSPEPAGAIVKVVDGCGSGGIVITDIKGRKKPDGFMQAQVIGENSSNNYQALEYRVVWLDKEGFKIESILSGWKKAPAYANQPFYINATSPNTKATTFRLYIKQDKEITCDKQYDGQ; encoded by the coding sequence ATGAGGTCTCATATATTAATTGTTTTAGCATTGGTTGCTTTTTTTGGCTGTAGTAAATCGCCGGAACCTGCCGGTGCAATAGTAAAAGTTGTAGATGGGTGTGGCAGTGGAGGTATTGTCATCACAGATATAAAAGGGAGAAAAAAACCTGATGGTTTTATGCAGGCTCAGGTTATCGGTGAAAATAGTTCCAACAACTATCAGGCTCTTGAGTACCGTGTAGTTTGGCTTGATAAAGAGGGTTTTAAAATAGAGAGTATTCTCTCAGGCTGGAAAAAAGCTCCGGCATATGCAAACCAGCCTTTTTACATTAATGCAACATCACCAAATACAAAAGCGACAACGTTTCGCTTATATATAAAACAAGACAAGGAGATAACATGCGACAAACAATACGATGGACAATAA
- a CDS encoding DUF58 domain-containing protein: MQKILVRAKRQVFSEMVGNNPSIFQGEGYDFIELREYMPGDDIRHIDWNITAKLQKPFIKIFREERELNVVIVSVLNGSVHFGSKKFKQESIAEVAALLSYSTLKNGDLLSSYIFTDEMISSSKPSKKLHQIQKSVEDILSFDAINKKVDFKVIADTLFKRLKRKSVILVIGDYFEIPDFRLLARKHEVLSIIVRDRLEENPPAMGFASLVDPESGAVLEGDFNSSSVKAYSKKVQAHDHILYDSLRKDQIRFCKIYTDSLAGVELRRLFEGR; encoded by the coding sequence GTGCAAAAAATATTAGTTCGAGCAAAGCGTCAAGTCTTTAGTGAAATGGTCGGTAACAACCCGTCGATTTTTCAAGGCGAGGGGTATGACTTTATAGAGCTTCGTGAGTATATGCCAGGGGATGATATCCGCCATATCGACTGGAATATTACAGCAAAACTTCAGAAGCCTTTTATTAAAATATTTCGTGAAGAGAGAGAGCTAAATGTTGTTATAGTCTCTGTTTTAAACGGAAGTGTACATTTTGGCTCAAAAAAGTTTAAACAAGAGTCTATTGCTGAAGTAGCTGCACTGCTTAGCTACTCAACTCTAAAAAATGGAGATTTGCTTAGTTCATATATTTTTACCGACGAGATGATCTCTAGCTCAAAACCAAGCAAAAAACTCCACCAGATTCAAAAAAGCGTAGAAGATATCTTAAGTTTTGATGCAATAAACAAAAAAGTAGATTTTAAAGTTATTGCAGACACTTTGTTTAAGAGACTAAAAAGAAAATCTGTAATTTTGGTTATCGGTGACTATTTTGAGATTCCAGATTTTAGACTTCTGGCTAGAAAACATGAAGTGCTCTCCATAATTGTTAGAGATAGACTAGAAGAGAATCCTCCGGCTATGGGTTTCGCCTCTTTGGTTGACCCTGAGAGCGGAGCTGTTTTAGAGGGGGACTTTAACTCTTCAAGTGTAAAAGCTTACAGTAAAAAAGTTCAGGCACACGACCACATACTTTATGACTCTCTTAGAAAAGATCAAATTAGATTTTGTAAAATATATACTGACTCTCTTGCAGGTGTAGAACTTCGCAGATTGTTTGAGGGTAGATAA
- a CDS encoding VWA domain-containing protein, with protein sequence MSFLHPEFLYYMLPPLFILFALLLTQKESQAEYFSEEVMSKLRVSANSLTLKARNTLFLLMGVFMILALAQPVIKEGTVEVKAKSADIMIALDISDSMLAEDIYPNRLESAKQKALTLLDEAPNERIGIVAFAKNSYLVSPLSFDTSAVSFLLRQLDTTSITEKGTDFLSVIDIVSKSQKEQKKKYLLILSDGGDKSDFSQEIELAKEQGVTVFILGVATKKGAPIKLSDGTFIKHNGDIIISKLNENIIELATKTGGVYIESSTSSNDIKTMLREITNISDEKELKSEEIQRFIPLFYYPLAIALMILLIATSSISKRQKSSLPSVFVLFILLFSNLHVEAGMLDFMELNKAKEAYEKGDFENSAKLYEEYAKESGSGEGYYNSGNSYYKQKKYKEALESYKKATFDTPEGRAKNFSNIGNAHVKEASQGSLEKAVEAYEKSLEESEDKNTRENLEAVKKLIEKQKQDSKEDNKEDSDKKDKDKDQDKKDKESKENDKKDGDKKESEDKQKKESDEKDENKEEKDSSKSENSEDKQKNKDDMKSKEEKEKEEKEKREKENKEKKKDDLKELNKDEKDNSKDKTQEFDTSKMSEAEEQKWMQQLNTDSNTYLYQLNNEKPKNSDSDEKPW encoded by the coding sequence ATGAGTTTTTTACACCCTGAGTTTTTATACTACATGTTGCCACCGCTATTTATACTTTTTGCTTTACTCCTTACCCAAAAGGAGTCTCAAGCAGAGTACTTTAGTGAAGAGGTGATGAGTAAATTGCGTGTAAGTGCAAACTCTCTTACTTTAAAAGCAAGAAATACTCTGTTTTTACTTATGGGAGTGTTTATGATTTTGGCACTTGCACAGCCTGTTATAAAAGAGGGTACTGTAGAAGTTAAAGCAAAGAGTGCAGATATTATGATTGCACTTGATATATCAGACTCAATGCTGGCAGAAGATATCTATCCAAACCGTTTAGAGTCTGCAAAACAAAAAGCACTAACCCTTTTAGACGAAGCGCCAAATGAGCGGATAGGAATAGTGGCATTTGCTAAAAACTCATACCTTGTCTCACCTCTGAGTTTTGATACAAGCGCTGTTTCTTTTTTGCTTCGCCAACTAGACACTACCTCTATAACAGAAAAGGGGACTGACTTTTTATCTGTGATTGATATTGTAAGTAAGTCGCAAAAAGAGCAAAAGAAAAAGTATCTGTTAATACTGAGTGACGGTGGAGATAAAAGTGACTTCTCGCAGGAGATAGAGCTGGCAAAAGAGCAGGGTGTTACTGTTTTTATCTTGGGTGTTGCTACGAAAAAAGGTGCTCCTATAAAGCTTAGTGATGGAACTTTTATAAAGCACAACGGAGATATAATCATCTCAAAACTAAATGAAAATATTATAGAGTTAGCTACAAAGACCGGCGGAGTGTACATAGAGAGTTCTACATCATCAAATGATATAAAAACAATGCTCAGAGAGATTACAAATATTAGTGATGAAAAAGAGTTAAAGAGTGAAGAGATTCAAAGATTTATACCTCTTTTTTACTATCCACTGGCAATAGCACTTATGATTTTACTGATTGCAACAAGTTCAATAAGCAAGAGGCAAAAGTCAAGTCTGCCGTCAGTTTTCGTTCTTTTTATACTGCTGTTTTCAAATCTACATGTAGAAGCAGGAATGCTCGATTTTATGGAACTGAACAAGGCAAAAGAGGCTTATGAAAAAGGTGATTTTGAGAACTCCGCAAAACTTTATGAAGAGTATGCAAAAGAGAGTGGAAGTGGCGAGGGTTATTATAATTCAGGTAACTCTTACTATAAACAAAAGAAATACAAAGAGGCATTAGAATCTTATAAGAAAGCGACTTTTGATACTCCAGAGGGCAGAGCAAAAAACTTTTCTAACATAGGAAATGCTCATGTTAAAGAAGCCTCACAAGGCTCACTTGAAAAAGCCGTTGAGGCTTATGAAAAATCTTTAGAAGAGAGTGAAGACAAAAACACAAGAGAGAATCTAGAAGCAGTTAAGAAGCTTATAGAAAAACAAAAGCAAGATTCCAAAGAGGATAATAAAGAGGATAGTGACAAAAAAGATAAAGATAAAGACCAAGATAAAAAAGATAAAGAGTCAAAAGAGAACGATAAAAAAGATGGCGACAAAAAAGAGTCTGAAGATAAACAAAAAAAAGAGTCAGATGAAAAAGATGAAAATAAAGAGGAAAAAGATAGTTCAAAAAGTGAAAACTCAGAAGATAAGCAAAAAAACAAAGATGATATGAAAAGCAAAGAAGAGAAAGAAAAAGAAGAGAAAGAGAAGAGAGAAAAAGAAAATAAAGAGAAGAAAAAAGATGATTTAAAAGAGTTGAACAAGGATGAAAAAGATAATTCTAAAGATAAAACTCAAGAGTTTGACACATCGAAAATGAGTGAAGCAGAGGAACAGAAGTGGATGCAACAGCTCAATACAGACAGTAATACATACTTATATCAGCTAAATAATGAAAAACCAAAAAACAGCGACTCAGATGAGAAACCTTGGTAG
- a CDS encoding prephenate dehydrogenase has translation MNVAIVGLGLMGGSLALSLKKLDFIKSIVGSDHNLLHQKDALELGLVEKIVEFDDIKSYDVIFLAIPVDGVISALQNLCDVSKNTTIIDLGSTKAKIVSSIPAEIRENFVAAHPMTGTENFGPHAAIEGLYENQVVVLCDLQNSGETQTKVAKKIFKELKMKKYFMDAEEHDRHAAFISHMPHAISYSIANTVMNQENKHNILALAAGGFRSMSRLAKSSANMWEDIFRQNKSNLIEAIELFEDELKLLKKNIEDDNWSEVHNNIKSGNRLHDILD, from the coding sequence ATGAATGTAGCAATAGTAGGGTTAGGGCTTATGGGTGGCTCACTTGCCCTTAGTTTAAAAAAATTAGATTTCATTAAAAGTATTGTCGGTAGCGATCACAATCTACTCCACCAAAAAGATGCATTAGAACTCGGCTTGGTTGAAAAAATTGTAGAGTTTGATGATATAAAAAGTTACGATGTAATATTTCTTGCGATTCCTGTTGATGGAGTAATCTCAGCATTGCAAAATCTCTGTGATGTCTCAAAAAACACAACTATCATAGACTTGGGAAGTACAAAAGCTAAAATTGTCTCCTCTATACCAGCTGAGATAAGAGAAAATTTTGTAGCAGCTCATCCAATGACCGGAACAGAGAACTTTGGACCACATGCAGCGATTGAAGGTCTTTATGAAAATCAGGTAGTAGTTTTATGTGACTTACAAAATAGTGGAGAAACACAGACTAAAGTTGCTAAAAAAATATTTAAAGAACTAAAAATGAAAAAATATTTTATGGATGCAGAGGAACACGACAGACATGCAGCGTTTATATCGCATATGCCACATGCTATCTCTTACTCAATTGCCAATACGGTTATGAACCAAGAGAATAAGCACAATATTTTAGCCCTAGCTGCCGGTGGTTTTCGTTCTATGAGCCGTTTGGCAAAAAGTTCTGCAAACATGTGGGAAGATATTTTCAGACAAAATAAATCAAACCTCATAGAGGCAATAGAACTTTTTGAAGATGAGCTAAAACTTCTTAAAAAAAATATAGAAGATGACAACTGGAGCGAGGTTCATAACAATATAAAAAGTGGAAACAGACTTCACGATATTTTAGATTAG
- the lpoB gene encoding penicillin-binding protein activator LpoB, which translates to MRQTIRWTIILGAVGLLFSGCATKTTNIDINNDKGDAVMGLDYRDFQGAAQDMIESLLASGAVNKPNGERYVLVVSRIINDTMQHIDTDQLVKKIRVGLLRSGKVVVTTAVGANGAEDTMAMKTRKELRGDDEFNQKTVAGKGSMIAPDLSLSGKILQRNISVDKSTQRVEYYFQMSLTDIKTGLAFWEDERIIGKRGSNKSVAW; encoded by the coding sequence ATGCGACAAACAATACGATGGACAATAATTTTAGGTGCAGTTGGACTTTTATTTAGTGGATGTGCAACAAAAACCACAAATATTGATATAAACAACGACAAAGGCGATGCTGTGATGGGTCTTGATTACCGTGATTTTCAAGGCGCGGCTCAAGACATGATAGAGTCACTTCTAGCTTCAGGAGCTGTAAATAAACCAAATGGCGAGCGTTATGTTCTTGTGGTCTCTAGAATTATCAATGATACGATGCAGCATATTGACACAGATCAGCTTGTTAAGAAAATACGTGTAGGTCTTTTGCGCAGCGGTAAAGTTGTTGTGACAACTGCTGTAGGGGCAAACGGTGCTGAAGATACGATGGCTATGAAAACGAGAAAAGAGCTTAGAGGAGATGATGAGTTTAATCAAAAAACTGTTGCAGGAAAAGGGTCTATGATAGCACCTGATTTGAGTCTCTCTGGAAAAATTCTTCAGCGTAATATTAGTGTAGATAAATCTACCCAGCGTGTTGAGTACTATTTTCAAATGTCTTTGACAGATATCAAGACAGGCTTGGCTTTTTGGGAAGATGAGCGTATTATAGGAAAACGCGGCAGTAATAAATCTGTAGCGTGGTAA